The following proteins are encoded in a genomic region of Xanthomonas cassavae CFBP 4642:
- a CDS encoding sensor histidine kinase — protein sequence MSASVFLIVRIVFAWAAALVVAAIMWSQLFGSTGAFFGLACIVLLTLALMSAITHVRRVRLIAGRLDHDTLSTRQRRQIEVPLEVRASFALVEEAVRALPRVQDIECAPGSLLIRARVRRIDPYEGRKPSRWNLFARFAITHNQALVTVTPGQGTSSVTVLCEPDAGAWVDLFAVDEGSNYENAEAINRAVVRRVGEQRRDEQAAVEQSVMEKELAVARLNLLHAQVEPHFLYNTLASAQVLARTDPPRADIMIGHLIQYLRRSLPSADDATSTLGEELERTQAYLEILRIRMGARLALQVDVPYELRSLALPSMMLQTLVENAIKHGLEPKPGGGTVWILARRLDNQATLTVADDGQGFNTHSHGTGIGLKNLRERLQLIYADQASFAIVSNFPSGVAATITLPLPASLVGGVRQPPPLPETAVPIAKVQA from the coding sequence GTGTCCGCCAGCGTTTTTCTGATCGTGCGTATCGTGTTCGCCTGGGCTGCCGCATTGGTGGTGGCGGCGATCATGTGGTCGCAGCTGTTCGGCTCGACCGGCGCGTTCTTCGGGCTGGCGTGCATCGTGCTGCTGACACTGGCCTTGATGAGTGCGATCACCCATGTGCGGCGCGTGCGCCTGATCGCCGGGCGGCTGGACCACGACACCTTGTCCACGCGCCAGCGGCGTCAGATCGAGGTGCCGCTGGAAGTGCGGGCCAGTTTTGCGCTGGTGGAAGAAGCGGTGCGTGCGCTGCCGCGCGTGCAGGACATCGAATGCGCACCGGGTAGCCTGCTGATCCGCGCCCGGGTGCGCCGCATCGATCCGTACGAAGGCCGCAAGCCCTCACGCTGGAATCTGTTCGCGCGCTTTGCCATCACCCACAACCAGGCGCTGGTGACGGTCACGCCTGGGCAGGGCACCAGCAGCGTCACCGTGTTGTGCGAACCCGATGCCGGCGCCTGGGTGGATCTGTTTGCGGTCGACGAAGGCAGCAACTACGAAAACGCCGAGGCGATCAACCGCGCGGTGGTGCGCCGGGTTGGCGAACAACGCCGCGACGAGCAGGCGGCAGTCGAGCAGTCGGTGATGGAAAAGGAGCTGGCAGTGGCGCGGCTGAACCTGCTGCATGCCCAGGTGGAGCCGCATTTCCTCTACAACACGCTGGCCAGTGCGCAGGTGCTGGCGCGTACCGATCCGCCGCGCGCCGACATCATGATCGGGCACCTGATCCAGTACCTGCGCCGCTCGCTGCCCAGCGCCGACGATGCCACCTCCACCCTGGGCGAAGAACTCGAACGCACCCAGGCCTACCTGGAGATCCTGCGCATCCGCATGGGCGCGCGGCTGGCGCTGCAGGTGGACGTGCCTTACGAGCTGCGCAGCCTGGCGCTGCCGTCGATGATGCTGCAGACGCTGGTGGAGAACGCCATCAAGCACGGGCTGGAACCCAAGCCCGGCGGCGGCACCGTGTGGATCCTGGCACGCCGTCTCGACAACCAGGCCACGCTGACGGTGGCCGATGACGGCCAGGGCTTCAACACGCACAGCCATGGCACCGGCATCGGCCTGAAGAATCTGCGCGAGCGCCTGCAGCTGATCTACGCCGACCAGGCAAGCTTTGCCATCGTCTCCAATTTCCCCAGCGGCGTGGCGGCTACCATCACCCTTCCGCTGCCGGCCTCGCTTGTGGGCGGCGTGCGGCAACCGCCGCCGTTGCCCGAGACTGCGGTTCCCATCGCAAAGGTGCAGGCATGA
- a CDS encoding APC family permease, which produces MSEHSLRRDVGPFALMLTGLGSIIGSGWLFGAWRAAGLAGPGAIWAWVLGAAIITTIALSYAELGAMFPESGGMVRYSHYSHGSLVGFIAGWANWIAIVSVIPVEAEASVQYMASWPWAWAQGLYVQTPGGAGELSVPGLLISAALVLVYFFLNFWSVKLFARSNTLITVFKLVVPAATGVALIASGFHSENFSVGIHGDTHVIDLAAVLTAVATAGIVFSFNGFQSPVNLAGEARNPGRSIPFAVLGSIALATVVYVILQVAYIGAVPPDLLAKAGWHGIDFRSPFAELAIIVNLHWLAMLLYIDAFVSPSGTGITYTATTARMVYGMEKNGTMPSVLGKLHPVWGVPRMAMFFNLAVSFVFLFFFRGWGTLAAVISVATIISYLTGPISAMALRRHAPELHRPLRIAALPVLAGVAFVMATELLYWARWPLTGEIILLMVVALPVYCYYQAKQGWPDLRRNLKGAAWMICYLPVIALLSWAGSSDFGGHGYLSYGTDLAVVAAVGAVFYIWGVRSGWRTPSVEQAVARA; this is translated from the coding sequence ATGTCCGAACACTCGTTGCGCCGCGACGTCGGCCCCTTTGCGCTCATGCTCACCGGCCTGGGCTCGATCATTGGTTCCGGCTGGCTGTTCGGCGCCTGGCGCGCAGCCGGTCTGGCCGGCCCTGGTGCGATCTGGGCCTGGGTCCTGGGCGCGGCGATCATCACCACCATCGCGCTGTCCTACGCCGAGCTGGGCGCGATGTTTCCCGAATCCGGCGGCATGGTGCGCTACAGCCATTATTCGCACGGCTCGCTGGTGGGCTTCATCGCCGGCTGGGCCAACTGGATCGCCATCGTCTCGGTCATCCCGGTCGAAGCCGAGGCCTCGGTGCAATACATGGCCTCCTGGCCCTGGGCCTGGGCACAAGGCTTGTATGTGCAGACGCCTGGCGGGGCCGGCGAACTGTCGGTGCCCGGGCTGCTGATTTCGGCGGCGCTGGTGCTGGTGTACTTCTTCCTGAATTTCTGGAGCGTCAAGCTGTTCGCGCGCTCCAATACCTTGATCACCGTGTTCAAGCTGGTGGTGCCGGCGGCGACCGGCGTGGCCTTGATCGCCAGCGGCTTCCACAGCGAAAACTTCAGCGTCGGCATCCACGGCGATACCCATGTGATCGATCTGGCCGCGGTGCTCACCGCAGTGGCCACCGCCGGCATCGTCTTCAGCTTCAACGGGTTCCAGAGCCCGGTGAACCTGGCCGGCGAAGCGCGCAACCCGGGCCGCAGCATCCCGTTCGCGGTGCTCGGTTCGATCGCGCTGGCCACGGTGGTCTACGTGATCCTGCAGGTGGCCTACATCGGCGCGGTGCCGCCGGACCTGTTGGCAAAGGCCGGCTGGCACGGCATCGATTTCCGCTCGCCGTTCGCCGAGCTGGCCATCATCGTCAACCTGCACTGGCTGGCGATGCTGCTGTACATCGATGCGTTCGTCAGCCCCAGCGGCACCGGCATCACCTACACCGCCACCACCGCGCGCATGGTCTACGGCATGGAAAAGAACGGCACCATGCCGTCCGTGCTGGGCAAGCTGCACCCGGTGTGGGGCGTGCCGCGCATGGCGATGTTCTTCAACCTGGCGGTGTCGTTCGTGTTCCTGTTCTTCTTCCGCGGCTGGGGCACGCTCGCGGCGGTGATCTCGGTGGCGACCATCATTTCCTACCTCACCGGTCCGATCAGCGCGATGGCGCTGCGTCGCCACGCACCGGAACTGCATCGCCCGTTGCGCATCGCCGCATTGCCGGTGCTGGCCGGCGTGGCCTTCGTGATGGCCACCGAGCTGCTGTACTGGGCGCGCTGGCCGCTGACCGGCGAGATCATCCTGCTGATGGTCGTGGCGCTGCCGGTGTACTGCTACTACCAGGCCAAGCAGGGCTGGCCGGACCTGCGCCGCAACCTCAAGGGCGCGGCCTGGATGATTTGCTACCTGCCGGTGATCGCGCTGCTGTCCTGGGCCGGTAGCAGCGATTTCGGCGGCCATGGTTACCTGAGCTACGGCACCGACCTGGCGGTGGTCGCGGCAGTCGGCGCGGTGTTCTACATCTGGGGCGTGCGCAGCGGCTGGCGTACCCCGTCGGTGGAACAGGCGGTTGCGCGGGCTTGA
- a CDS encoding oxygenase MpaB family protein gives MSSVLRTLSAPAAEQIRRWVLRAFPRGQSTIEYDQPLGDPGLFGPDSVTWRVHSEFPGMLSGGLCALMLQLLHPRALAGVYDHSNFRSDLIGRLRSTTNFVAGTTYAPRAEAEQLIARVRSIHSHIHGHTAEGAAYDANDPQLLTWVHVTEAYGFLHGCRRYCRDVPAHIADRYYDEARRVAEALGATDVPASEAQVDAYFAIVRGQLRMDTRSREVLDILTSIQLPVPAAGLSRGVFLGAGTALLPGWASDMLGRTTTQRAQAHASARLLRSLSPLFRTALRDGLSARACRRMQLPQTMLLEWPGKR, from the coding sequence ATGTCTTCGGTTCTACGCACGCTGTCCGCCCCCGCCGCCGAACAGATCCGCCGCTGGGTGCTGCGCGCGTTTCCGCGTGGCCAGAGCACCATCGAGTACGACCAGCCGCTGGGCGACCCCGGCCTCTTCGGGCCCGACAGCGTCACCTGGCGCGTGCATTCGGAATTTCCGGGCATGTTGTCCGGCGGGTTGTGCGCACTGATGCTGCAACTGCTGCACCCGCGCGCACTGGCCGGTGTCTACGACCATTCCAACTTCCGCTCCGACCTGATCGGGCGGCTGCGCAGCACCACCAATTTCGTGGCCGGCACCACCTATGCCCCGCGCGCCGAAGCCGAGCAATTGATCGCCCGCGTGCGTAGCATCCACTCGCATATCCACGGCCATACCGCCGAAGGCGCGGCTTACGACGCGAACGACCCGCAGTTGCTGACCTGGGTGCACGTCACCGAAGCCTACGGTTTCCTGCACGGCTGCCGACGTTATTGCCGCGACGTGCCGGCGCACATTGCCGATCGTTATTACGACGAAGCGCGCCGCGTCGCCGAAGCGCTGGGCGCCACCGATGTGCCCGCCAGCGAGGCGCAGGTCGACGCGTATTTCGCCATCGTGCGCGGGCAGTTGCGCATGGACACGCGCTCGCGGGAGGTGCTCGACATCCTCACCAGCATCCAGCTGCCGGTGCCGGCAGCCGGTCTGTCGCGCGGTGTGTTTCTCGGTGCCGGTACCGCCTTGTTGCCGGGATGGGCCAGCGACATGCTCGGCCGCACCACCACGCAGCGCGCACAGGCGCATGCGTCGGCGCGGCTGCTGCGCAGCCTGTCGCCCTTGTTCCGCACCGCGTTACGCGACGGGCTGTCCGCACGCGCGTGCCGCCGCATGCAGCTGCCGCAGACAATGTTGCTGGAGTGGCCCGGGAAGCGGTGA
- a CDS encoding sigma-54-dependent transcriptional regulator has translation MDRLSCAIIDDDVEFCDQVVELATDSGFRAKGIHTLGEASRWLDSNFPDLLVVDVGLPDGSGFDLIERLDPDHTPQIVVVSGDYAYETQGRAQQFGVSEFLTKPFAPERLERVLGGLREAQQGNLGIIGNSDSIAILRKDIMRVAPTDLNVLVTGETGTGKDLVARAIHRVSGRRGRFVPVNCGAIPEDLLASQLFGHERGSFTGADRRHAGFLEQAAGGTLFLDEIGEMPKRLQVYLLRAIESRSFMRVGGNEEIPLDARVVAATHQHVQREQAVLREDLFYRLNEFPIQVPPLRERRGDARVLGLRAIDELNIKYGKRKLPTKSLLRYLAYHAWPGNVRELRSFIHYLHLRSDGDLLSAPDVEQTVPQAAEDGLLIPAGWTMRQAEDAMIESALARTRFNKKAAARELGISVRTLHNRLSDKDA, from the coding sequence ATGGACCGTCTTTCCTGCGCCATCATCGACGACGACGTGGAGTTCTGCGATCAGGTGGTGGAACTCGCCACCGATAGCGGATTCCGCGCCAAGGGGATTCACACCCTGGGCGAGGCCAGCCGTTGGCTGGACAGCAACTTCCCGGACCTGCTGGTGGTGGACGTCGGCCTGCCCGACGGCAGCGGCTTCGACCTGATCGAACGGCTGGACCCGGACCACACCCCGCAGATCGTGGTGGTCTCGGGCGACTATGCCTATGAGACCCAGGGGCGCGCACAACAGTTCGGCGTCAGCGAGTTCCTGACCAAGCCCTTCGCCCCGGAACGGCTGGAGCGTGTGCTCGGCGGCCTGCGCGAGGCGCAGCAGGGCAACCTGGGCATCATCGGCAATAGCGACAGCATCGCGATCCTGCGCAAGGACATCATGCGCGTGGCGCCGACCGACCTGAATGTGCTGGTGACCGGTGAGACCGGTACCGGCAAAGATCTGGTGGCGCGTGCCATCCACCGGGTGTCCGGCCGTCGGGGTCGCTTCGTGCCGGTCAATTGCGGTGCAATTCCGGAAGATCTGCTGGCCAGCCAGCTGTTCGGGCATGAGCGTGGCAGCTTCACTGGCGCCGATCGCAGGCATGCGGGATTTCTGGAACAGGCAGCCGGCGGCACGTTGTTCCTTGACGAAATCGGTGAAATGCCCAAGCGCCTGCAGGTTTACCTGCTGCGTGCGATCGAATCGCGCAGCTTCATGCGGGTGGGTGGCAACGAAGAGATTCCACTGGACGCGCGTGTCGTTGCCGCTACCCACCAGCATGTGCAGCGCGAGCAGGCGGTGTTGCGTGAGGATCTGTTCTACCGGCTCAACGAGTTCCCGATCCAGGTGCCGCCGCTGCGCGAACGCCGCGGCGATGCGCGCGTGCTGGGCCTGCGCGCCATCGACGAACTCAACATCAAGTACGGCAAGCGCAAGCTGCCGACCAAATCGTTGCTGCGCTATCTGGCCTATCACGCCTGGCCGGGCAACGTGCGCGAGCTACGCTCGTTCATCCATTATCTGCATCTGCGATCGGATGGCGATCTGCTGAGCGCGCCGGATGTGGAGCAGACCGTGCCGCAGGCCGCCGAAGACGGATTGTTGATTCCTGCCGGCTGGACCATGCGCCAGGCCGAGGATGCCATGATCGAATCGGCACTGGCACGGACGCGCTTCAACAAGAAGGCGGCCGCCCGCGAATTGGGCATCAGCGTGCGTACGTTGCATAACCGGCTCAGCGACAAGGACGCGTAG
- a CDS encoding LytR/AlgR family response regulator transcription factor — translation MSALRAVIAEDEALLRQSLLALLAEVCPQLQVVGECEDGAGALEVIATQQPDVVFLDIRMPGLTGIEVARAMREVSPRTQVVFVTAYDQYAIDAFEHGAVDYLLKPINRQRLQATWQRVQQRAAAGQPDGGLLDALLQRLSARPAAANAPAPLAWLTASSGRETRLIALDEVAYFQADQKYTTVMTAAGEAVLRTPLRELLDALDPQVFKQIHRSTIVNMKAVASVIRDDTGKGRLHLRGRSETLTVSQPFMSLFRGM, via the coding sequence ATGAGCGCGCTGCGTGCGGTGATCGCCGAAGACGAGGCACTGCTGCGGCAGTCGCTGTTGGCGCTGCTGGCCGAGGTGTGCCCGCAGCTGCAGGTGGTGGGCGAGTGCGAAGACGGCGCCGGCGCGCTGGAGGTCATCGCCACCCAGCAACCGGATGTGGTGTTCCTGGATATCCGTATGCCCGGGCTGACCGGCATCGAGGTGGCGCGTGCGATGCGCGAGGTCAGTCCGCGCACCCAGGTGGTGTTCGTCACCGCTTACGATCAGTACGCCATCGATGCCTTCGAACATGGCGCGGTGGACTACCTGCTCAAACCGATCAACCGGCAGCGCCTGCAGGCCACCTGGCAACGCGTGCAGCAGCGCGCCGCCGCCGGCCAGCCCGATGGCGGCCTGCTGGATGCCTTGCTGCAGCGACTGTCCGCACGCCCGGCCGCCGCCAATGCGCCGGCGCCGCTGGCCTGGCTGACCGCCAGCAGCGGCCGCGAGACGCGCCTGATCGCACTGGACGAGGTGGCGTATTTCCAGGCCGACCAGAAATACACCACGGTGATGACCGCCGCCGGCGAAGCGGTGCTGCGCACCCCGCTGCGCGAGTTGCTCGACGCACTCGACCCGCAGGTGTTCAAGCAGATCCATCGCTCGACCATCGTCAACATGAAGGCAGTGGCCTCGGTGATCCGCGACGACACCGGCAAGGGCCGGCTGCATCTGCGCGGCCGCAGCGAGACGCTCACCGTCAGCCAGCCCTTCATGAGCCTGTTCCGCGGCATGTAA
- a CDS encoding M13 family metallopeptidase: MAAAALTTAACHREGAAPAGDTHATPPPSAPELGQFGFDTAGMDRSVAAGDDFFGHANGGWVKRTQIPDDRSSFNSFVSIAIDTERHSRDIIEGAAANDRVTGEDKQIGDYYAAYMDEASIEAKGLHPVQPELDAIAQLDDKQALARTLGGQLRADVDLLNATDFHTDRLFGLWVSQDLHHPGRYVPYLVQGGLGMPERSFYLDGGRMAQLRDAYRAHIVKLLELAGIDDAQARAERIVALETAMARVHASPEQTNNVQAGANAWKQADFAQHAPGLDWGVFFDAAGLKAQQDFIVWQPQAIGGLSALVHSEPLQTWKDYLSFHALDRASPYLSKAFADERFAFYGSTLEGTPQQRQRWKRGIDATNAALGEAVGKRYVQKYVSAQTKARAEEMVKNLIAAFGKRIDALEWMTPQTKQHAKAKIAGLTVAVGYPDSWRDYSALDVRRDDALGNVERAGLFEYRRNLAKLGKAVDHREWYMLPQEVNALNVPLENRLIFPAAILQPPFFDPAADDAVNYGAIGAVIGHEISHSFDNMGALFDEHGELHNWWTPQDLKKFEAAGNALAAQFGAYTPFDDLSVNGKLTLGENIADVAGLATAYDAYQLSLQGKQPQTIDGFSPDQHFFLGFAQAWRGKYRDAALRNAVLTDVHAPGRFRAQTVRNLDAWYPAFDVKQGQQLYLAPEQRVRIW; the protein is encoded by the coding sequence ATGGCTGCCGCGGCCCTGACCACTGCAGCGTGCCACCGCGAGGGCGCCGCGCCTGCGGGCGATACGCACGCCACGCCGCCGCCCAGCGCACCCGAGCTTGGCCAGTTCGGTTTCGATACCGCAGGCATGGACCGCAGCGTAGCTGCTGGCGACGACTTCTTCGGCCATGCCAATGGCGGCTGGGTCAAGCGCACCCAGATTCCCGACGACCGCTCCAGTTTCAACAGCTTCGTCAGCATCGCCATCGACACCGAACGCCACAGCCGCGACATCATCGAAGGCGCCGCCGCCAACGACCGCGTCACCGGTGAAGACAAGCAGATCGGCGACTACTACGCCGCCTACATGGACGAAGCCAGCATCGAGGCCAAGGGGCTGCATCCGGTCCAACCGGAACTGGATGCGATTGCGCAACTGGACGACAAGCAGGCGCTGGCGCGCACCCTGGGCGGGCAATTGCGCGCCGACGTGGATCTGCTCAACGCGACCGATTTCCATACCGACCGCCTGTTCGGCCTGTGGGTCTCGCAGGATCTGCACCACCCCGGCCGCTACGTTCCCTATCTGGTGCAGGGCGGCCTGGGCATGCCCGAGCGCAGCTTCTACCTGGACGGCGGGCGCATGGCGCAGCTGCGCGATGCCTACCGCGCGCATATCGTCAAACTGCTGGAGCTGGCCGGCATCGACGACGCACAGGCCAGGGCCGAGCGCATCGTGGCGCTTGAAACGGCGATGGCGCGCGTGCATGCCAGCCCCGAGCAGACCAACAACGTCCAGGCCGGTGCAAACGCCTGGAAGCAGGCCGATTTTGCCCAACACGCGCCAGGCCTGGACTGGGGCGTATTCTTCGATGCCGCCGGTCTCAAGGCACAGCAGGATTTCATCGTTTGGCAGCCACAGGCGATCGGCGGGCTGTCGGCGCTGGTGCACTCCGAACCGCTGCAGACCTGGAAGGACTACCTGAGTTTTCACGCGCTCGATCGCGCCTCGCCGTATCTGTCCAAGGCGTTTGCCGACGAGCGCTTCGCGTTCTACGGCAGCACCCTGGAAGGCACACCACAGCAGCGCCAGCGCTGGAAGCGCGGTATCGACGCCACCAACGCCGCACTGGGCGAAGCGGTGGGCAAGCGCTATGTGCAGAAATACGTCAGCGCGCAGACCAAGGCGCGCGCCGAAGAGATGGTCAAGAACCTGATCGCCGCATTCGGCAAGCGCATCGATGCGCTGGAGTGGATGACACCGCAGACCAAGCAGCACGCCAAGGCCAAGATCGCCGGATTGACGGTGGCGGTGGGCTACCCGGACAGCTGGCGCGACTACAGTGCGCTGGATGTGCGGCGCGACGATGCGCTGGGCAATGTGGAACGCGCCGGCCTGTTCGAGTACCGCCGCAATCTTGCCAAGCTCGGCAAGGCCGTCGATCACCGCGAGTGGTACATGCTGCCGCAGGAAGTCAACGCGCTGAACGTGCCGCTGGAAAATCGCCTGATCTTCCCTGCCGCGATCCTGCAACCGCCGTTCTTCGACCCGGCCGCCGACGATGCGGTGAACTACGGCGCCATCGGTGCGGTGATCGGCCACGAGATCAGCCACAGCTTCGACAACATGGGCGCCCTGTTCGACGAGCACGGCGAACTGCACAACTGGTGGACGCCACAGGATCTGAAAAAGTTCGAAGCCGCCGGCAATGCGCTTGCCGCGCAGTTTGGCGCCTACACGCCATTCGACGATCTGTCGGTCAACGGCAAGCTGACCCTGGGCGAGAACATCGCCGATGTCGCCGGCCTGGCAACGGCTTACGACGCCTATCAGTTGTCTTTGCAGGGCAAGCAACCACAGACCATCGACGGCTTCAGCCCCGACCAGCACTTCTTCCTCGGCTTCGCGCAAGCCTGGCGCGGCAAGTACCGCGACGCGGCGCTGCGTAATGCGGTGCTCACCGACGTGCACGCACCGGGACGCTTCCGGGCGCAGACCGTGCGCAACCTGGACGCCTGGTATCCGGCCTTTGACGTGAAGCAAGGCCAGCAGCTGTATCTGGCGCCGGAGCAGAGGGTGCGGATCTGGTAG
- a CDS encoding glycosyltransferase, giving the protein MLSFVIPAHNEAALIGDTLHCLHACAQAMQLDYEVIVVADACDDETAAIARANGAQVLEVQRRHIAATRNAGAQAAHGERLLFLDADTQVNPQVVGAALQALDAGAVGGGAQVHLHGERVWFERTAQAIFGWLFRIAGIAPGCFLFCTRVAFISAGGFDTRYYAGEDVALSRALARCGRFVILRQTVHTSDRKLRSFSKREHLGLLLRFLWRGRRMLQTRDALGFWYQRRR; this is encoded by the coding sequence ATGCTGTCCTTCGTGATCCCCGCCCATAACGAGGCCGCACTGATCGGCGACACCTTGCACTGCCTGCATGCCTGCGCGCAGGCAATGCAGCTGGACTACGAAGTGATCGTGGTGGCCGATGCCTGCGACGACGAGACCGCCGCCATCGCACGCGCCAACGGTGCCCAGGTACTGGAAGTACAGCGACGACATATCGCCGCCACCCGCAACGCAGGCGCGCAGGCCGCGCATGGCGAGCGCCTGCTGTTCCTGGATGCCGACACCCAGGTCAACCCGCAGGTGGTTGGCGCAGCGCTGCAGGCGCTGGATGCCGGCGCGGTGGGTGGAGGCGCGCAGGTCCACCTGCATGGCGAGCGCGTGTGGTTCGAACGCACTGCGCAGGCCATCTTCGGCTGGCTGTTCCGCATCGCCGGCATCGCGCCGGGATGCTTTCTGTTCTGCACCCGCGTGGCCTTCATCAGTGCGGGTGGCTTCGATACGCGCTATTACGCCGGCGAAGATGTGGCCTTGAGTCGCGCACTGGCGCGCTGCGGGCGCTTCGTGATCCTGCGCCAGACCGTGCATACCTCGGACCGCAAATTGCGCAGTTTTTCCAAACGTGAGCATCTGGGTTTGCTGCTGCGCTTTCTGTGGCGCGGGCGACGCATGCTGCAGACCCGGGACGCGCTGGGCTTCTGGTATCAGCGGCGGCGCTGA
- a CDS encoding ferritin-like domain-containing protein — MAIKTVEELFIHELSDIYSAEKQLTKSLPRLARAASEPKLKEAFETHLEETQGQIERIDQVVELLGIKLKRIKCAAMEGLVEESREVIDEIEAGPVRDAALIGGAQKVEHYEIASYGTIAAMAKQLGYADALPLLLATLEEEKATDEKLTLLAEQGGNQKAAKARKAA; from the coding sequence ATGGCGATCAAGACTGTCGAAGAATTGTTTATCCACGAGCTGTCGGACATCTACAGCGCCGAGAAGCAGCTCACCAAGTCGCTGCCGCGCCTGGCGCGCGCTGCCAGCGAGCCGAAGTTGAAAGAAGCCTTCGAAACCCATCTGGAAGAAACCCAGGGCCAGATCGAACGGATCGACCAGGTCGTGGAGCTGCTCGGCATCAAGCTCAAGCGCATCAAATGCGCGGCGATGGAAGGCCTGGTGGAAGAAAGCCGCGAAGTCATCGACGAAATCGAGGCCGGCCCGGTGCGCGATGCGGCACTGATCGGCGGCGCACAGAAGGTGGAGCATTACGAGATCGCCTCGTACGGCACCATTGCCGCCATGGCCAAGCAGCTGGGCTATGCCGATGCACTGCCGCTGCTGCTGGCCACACTGGAAGAAGAAAAGGCGACCGACGAAAAGTTGACCCTGCTCGCCGAACAGGGCGGCAACCAGAAAGCCGCCAAGGCCCGCAAGGCAGCCTGA
- a CDS encoding manganese catalase family protein: MPRRCRCRAPAKPNPELATLMLERFGGPQGELAAAMRYFTQALGEIDPVRKDLLFDIATEELSHLEIIGSIIAMLNQGSKAVLSEGMEEAMDMRRMTQNSTSHTQQILYGGGPALVNSSGAPWTAAYVDSIGCPTADMRSNIAAEARAKLVYERLITVTHDPGIVDALRFLMTREVAHQKSFEKALYAIEPNFPPGKLPGDPRFTDTYYNMSQGEGDAVGPWNTGEQWEMVADRDEQAAVDGGDGTASVNLDASQAEAVAAMSQRLMSNLELDRVTGADLGAGPGAGSTTGDIQR, from the coding sequence TTGCCGAGGCGTTGTCGTTGCCGGGCGCCAGCCAAGCCCAACCCGGAGCTGGCCACGCTGATGCTCGAGCGGTTCGGCGGGCCGCAGGGCGAACTTGCCGCCGCCATGCGCTATTTCACCCAGGCGCTGGGCGAAATTGACCCAGTCCGCAAGGACTTGTTGTTCGATATCGCCACCGAAGAGCTCAGCCATCTGGAAATCATCGGCTCCATCATTGCCATGCTCAATCAGGGCTCGAAGGCGGTGCTGTCGGAGGGTATGGAAGAAGCAATGGACATGCGTCGCATGACCCAGAACAGCACCAGCCATACCCAGCAGATCCTCTACGGCGGTGGACCGGCGCTGGTGAATTCCTCCGGTGCGCCTTGGACGGCCGCGTACGTGGATTCGATCGGCTGCCCCACCGCCGACATGCGCTCAAACATTGCGGCTGAGGCGCGCGCCAAGCTCGTGTACGAGCGCCTGATCACGGTGACCCACGACCCTGGCATCGTCGATGCGCTGCGCTTCTTGATGACACGCGAAGTGGCGCACCAAAAATCCTTCGAAAAGGCGTTGTACGCGATCGAGCCCAACTTCCCGCCAGGCAAGTTGCCGGGCGACCCGCGCTTCACCGACACGTACTACAACATGTCGCAGGGCGAAGGCGATGCGGTTGGCCCGTGGAATACCGGCGAACAATGGGAGATGGTGGCCGATCGCGATGAGCAGGCGGCCGTGGATGGCGGAGACGGGACAGCATCGGTAAACCTCGATGCATCGCAGGCCGAGGCCGTCGCAGCAATGTCGCAGCGGCTGATGTCCAACCTGGAGCTGGACCGTGTCACTGGCGCGGATCTGGGCGCAGGTCCGGGCGCCGGGTCCACCACCGGCGATATCCAACGCTGA